Proteins encoded within one genomic window of Spirulina major PCC 6313:
- a CDS encoding TdeIII family type II restriction endonuclease codes for MITHMMEGVLQNVARNPYWQQELQFILKGRGKMIPIQVTCDLWLRRGQDIVTFELKAPLPNSDQTKVTKEKLFKLYGIDQTPITSAFFALPYNPYGTRENYAWSMPKRWFDMSHDPVILMGSEFWDYIGGTGCYDVLITAVEELGDRYKTRIYHDILKRNPP; via the coding sequence GTGATTACACACATGATGGAAGGAGTGTTGCAAAATGTGGCACGAAATCCGTACTGGCAACAAGAACTTCAGTTCATTTTGAAGGGTCGGGGTAAAATGATCCCGATTCAGGTGACTTGTGATCTCTGGCTTAGGCGGGGGCAAGACATTGTCACGTTTGAGTTAAAAGCACCACTGCCCAACAGTGACCAAACCAAAGTCACTAAGGAGAAACTTTTTAAGCTCTATGGGATTGATCAAACGCCGATTACGTCCGCCTTTTTTGCTTTACCCTATAATCCCTACGGGACGAGAGAAAATTATGCTTGGTCAATGCCCAAACGCTGGTTTGATATGTCTCATGATCCGGTGATTTTGATGGGGTCGGAATTTTGGGACTATATCGGTGGCACAGGCTGTTATGACGTTTTAATCACCGCAGTTGAAGAGTTGGGCGATCGCTACAAAACCCGGATTTATCACGACATTCTTAAACGAAACCCCCCATAG
- the galE gene encoding UDP-glucose 4-epimerase GalE, with amino-acid sequence MAQTKPTILVTGGAGYIGSHAVLALQQAGYGVVVLDNLVYGHREIVEETLGGELIVGDTCDRALLDRLFQDHAIAAVIHFAAYAYVGESVTDPAKYYQNNVFGTLTLLDAMRAAGIKTFVFSSTCATYGIPEILPIPETHPQHPINPYGQTKLMVEAILDDYDRAYEFRSVRFRYFNAAGADPEGRLGEDHDPETHLIPLTLDAALGRRDAISIFGTDYPTPDGTCIRDYIHVTDLATAHVLGLEYLLNGGKTNVFNLGNGSGFSVREVIQTVKEVTGREFAVIEQERRPGDPPSLVGSCAKAQQTLQWQPQYGDLETIVRHAWRWHQQCHS; translated from the coding sequence ATGGCACAAACAAAACCGACCATTCTTGTCACTGGTGGCGCTGGCTACATTGGCTCCCATGCAGTGCTCGCCTTGCAGCAGGCGGGGTATGGGGTTGTCGTTCTCGATAATCTCGTCTATGGTCATCGGGAGATTGTTGAAGAGACCCTCGGTGGTGAATTGATTGTGGGGGACACTTGCGATCGCGCCCTGTTGGATCGGTTATTTCAAGACCATGCGATCGCCGCCGTCATCCACTTCGCCGCCTATGCCTACGTGGGCGAATCCGTCACCGACCCCGCCAAATACTACCAAAACAATGTTTTTGGAACCCTCACCCTCCTTGATGCGATGCGGGCCGCAGGAATCAAAACCTTCGTTTTCTCCTCCACCTGCGCCACCTACGGCATTCCCGAAATTCTCCCCATCCCCGAAACCCACCCCCAACACCCGATCAACCCCTACGGCCAAACAAAATTAATGGTCGAAGCGATCCTCGATGACTACGATCGCGCCTATGAATTTCGTTCTGTGCGGTTCCGCTACTTCAACGCCGCCGGAGCCGACCCTGAGGGCCGCCTCGGTGAAGACCACGACCCCGAAACCCACCTGATCCCCCTCACCCTTGATGCAGCCCTCGGTCGTCGTGACGCGATCTCTATTTTCGGCACCGACTACCCCACCCCCGACGGCACCTGCATCCGGGACTACATCCACGTCACCGACCTCGCCACCGCCCATGTCCTCGGCTTGGAATACCTCCTCAACGGCGGCAAAACCAATGTGTTCAACCTCGGCAATGGTAGCGGTTTTTCCGTGCGCGAGGTGATCCAAACCGTTAAGGAGGTGACCGGGCGCGAGTTTGCCGTGATTGAACAGGAACGCCGCCCCGGAGATCCCCCCTCCCTCGTGGGCAGTTGCGCCAAAGCCCAACAAACCCTGCAATGGCAACCCCAGTACGGCGACCTTGAAACCATCGTCCGTCACGCTTGGCGGTGGCATCAACAGTGCCACAGCTAA
- a CDS encoding mucoidy inhibitor MuiA family protein produces the protein MNYPVLTQIRHVTVYPDCAQVTRQGAIALTGTERILIVPNLPTRLDPDSITVTGHGSAEVLLLGVELHRITPALPDSDAAAALTAQIQALEAQKRQHQAEREALQLQRRFLQNLSEQSAGTFAQELAQENVSLVKTERVLTFFREQYLAGQMELTELDEGDRTLDEQLHDLRQRLQQHQIAPPPESLQLWLTVDPFGSGDYHLEVSYRIDQVSWQPCYDLRWDSQNPHLNLSYLAKVQQNTGEPWPDVALTLSTAHPYPDSQLPSLEPWYVDLPLNPFVNLRSGRSRYQAATQELKPRPPTDGPAHLPELEEVEGITKVTLGIQGTATIPSTGLAETVTILNADLDVTWHLIALPPLSDQVYIALTAINPPDHVPLLAGNGNLFRDAMFIGTAAIAAVAPGETLPLQFGVDPTVEIQRTLSDRKVDKNLIGNRRRITYTYTLTLTNTAPHPQQIHLTDQLPVSRNDKLKVQLNRVKPKVDPDETGFLTWELELLPTTSQEITYQFSVEYPPDLTITGLES, from the coding sequence ATGAATTATCCTGTGCTGACTCAGATTCGTCATGTGACGGTCTATCCAGACTGTGCCCAAGTGACGCGCCAAGGGGCGATCGCCTTAACGGGCACTGAACGAATTTTGATCGTTCCCAATCTCCCCACTCGCCTTGATCCAGACTCAATCACCGTGACAGGTCACGGCAGTGCCGAGGTATTGCTCTTGGGGGTCGAACTGCATCGGATCACCCCCGCGCTACCCGATTCCGATGCCGCCGCAGCCCTCACCGCCCAAATCCAAGCCCTCGAAGCCCAAAAGCGCCAACACCAAGCCGAACGCGAAGCCCTACAACTGCAACGGCGATTCCTCCAAAACCTCAGTGAACAGAGCGCGGGAACCTTTGCCCAGGAGTTGGCCCAAGAGAATGTCAGCCTGGTGAAAACGGAACGGGTGCTGACGTTTTTTCGGGAGCAGTATTTAGCGGGACAGATGGAATTGACGGAGTTGGACGAGGGCGATCGCACCCTAGACGAGCAACTCCACGACCTCCGCCAGCGTCTCCAACAGCACCAAATCGCCCCCCCGCCGGAATCTTTGCAACTGTGGCTCACTGTCGATCCCTTCGGCAGTGGGGACTATCACCTTGAGGTGAGCTATCGCATTGATCAAGTGTCGTGGCAGCCCTGCTATGACCTGCGCTGGGATAGCCAAAACCCCCATCTCAACCTCAGTTATCTCGCCAAAGTGCAACAAAATACCGGCGAACCCTGGCCCGATGTGGCCCTGACCCTCTCCACGGCCCACCCCTACCCCGATTCTCAATTACCCAGTCTGGAGCCGTGGTATGTGGATTTACCCTTGAATCCTTTTGTGAATTTGCGATCGGGGCGATCGCGCTACCAAGCCGCCACCCAAGAACTCAAGCCCAGACCCCCCACCGATGGCCCCGCTCATTTACCAGAATTAGAAGAGGTCGAGGGCATCACAAAGGTCACCCTAGGGATTCAGGGCACAGCCACCATCCCCAGCACCGGCCTTGCGGAAACCGTCACCATCCTCAATGCGGATCTCGATGTCACCTGGCATTTAATCGCCCTGCCCCCCCTCAGTGATCAGGTCTATATCGCCCTGACGGCGATCAATCCGCCCGACCATGTGCCCCTGTTGGCCGGTAATGGGAATTTATTTCGAGATGCGATGTTTATCGGGACGGCGGCGATCGCAGCAGTTGCCCCAGGGGAAACCTTGCCGTTACAGTTTGGCGTTGATCCCACCGTGGAGATTCAGCGGACATTGAGCGATCGCAAAGTAGACAAAAACCTGATCGGCAACCGTCGCCGCATCACCTACACCTACACCCTCACCCTCACCAACACCGCCCCCCACCCCCAACAGATTCACCTCACCGACCAACTCCCCGTCAGCCGCAACGACAAACTCAAAGTCCAACTCAACCGCGTCAAACCCAAAGTAGACCCCGATGAAACAGGCTTTCTCACCTGGGAATTGGAACTTCTTCCCACCACCTCCCAAGAAATTACCTATCAGTTTTCCGTGGAATATCCTCCCGACCTGACGATCACGGGCCTGGAATCGTAA
- a CDS encoding tetratricopeptide repeat protein, with protein MAQRQYSGLALAGWVMILGLGIAPGAIAPTWAQSDDPAIEAEQDEEAELIHPLQRPITADPLLPERIRAAIQTEARKKKRDRDPNFTPPPLNAAEAIALETALDDLAQAGQVALDNDAPETAYELWFQELRLRRFLGPLAEIEALTRVGRLAWEQSRNGDVAAITERLSTIQTEANLDPIDPDAERDRDEPPPTPPDLTSPLIQPLAEAYEAVRSYPQAVLMYRYQLATLGADFDERQPVLENVARLHRDWFKFSEAIAIYQDLLTGARSQADLANEQVYLEELARLYDETDQWTEAIATKEDLFTAYLAKPLFVQKLAPLRLSIARNYAALGDGEQASEFYQQAFTLAWAAQQYAYASEALETLAALYTDYGQLNEAIALYREQLKAAQYAYDQYTMMQTYDRMAQLYRELKNYPQALSALQAGLEIANRLGHREAYFEEQLEIVAGESF; from the coding sequence ATGGCACAGCGACAATACAGCGGTTTGGCATTAGCGGGATGGGTGATGATCCTGGGGTTAGGGATCGCGCCGGGAGCGATCGCGCCCACTTGGGCCCAGAGTGATGATCCGGCCATCGAAGCAGAGCAGGACGAGGAAGCCGAATTAATCCATCCCCTCCAACGACCGATCACTGCTGATCCCCTGCTGCCGGAACGGATTCGCGCGGCGATCCAAACCGAAGCCCGCAAAAAGAAACGCGATCGCGACCCCAATTTTACCCCGCCCCCCTTGAATGCAGCGGAAGCGATCGCCCTCGAAACCGCCTTAGATGACCTGGCCCAAGCGGGTCAGGTGGCCCTCGATAACGATGCCCCGGAAACCGCCTACGAGCTATGGTTTCAGGAATTGCGGCTGCGGCGATTTTTGGGGCCGTTGGCGGAAATTGAGGCCCTAACGCGGGTGGGTCGCCTCGCTTGGGAACAGAGCCGCAACGGGGATGTGGCGGCGATTACCGAACGTCTGAGCACGATTCAAACCGAGGCGAATCTTGACCCCATCGATCCCGATGCCGAACGCGATCGCGATGAGCCGCCCCCCACACCGCCGGATCTCACTTCGCCCCTGATCCAACCCCTGGCCGAGGCCTACGAGGCGGTGCGATCGTACCCCCAGGCGGTGTTGATGTATCGCTATCAGTTGGCAACGTTGGGGGCGGATTTTGACGAGCGGCAGCCGGTGTTGGAAAATGTGGCGCGGTTGCATCGGGATTGGTTTAAGTTCTCCGAGGCGATCGCCATCTATCAAGACCTGCTCACCGGGGCGCGATCGCAGGCGGATCTGGCCAATGAACAGGTGTACCTCGAAGAATTGGCCCGCCTCTATGATGAAACCGACCAATGGACAGAGGCGATCGCCACCAAAGAAGACCTCTTTACGGCCTATCTCGCCAAACCCCTCTTCGTCCAAAAACTCGCCCCCCTGCGCCTGTCCATTGCTCGAAACTACGCCGCCCTAGGTGACGGGGAACAGGCGAGCGAATTCTATCAACAGGCCTTCACCCTCGCTTGGGCGGCACAGCAATACGCCTACGCCAGCGAAGCCCTGGAAACCCTAGCAGCCCTCTACACCGACTACGGCCAACTCAATGAAGCGATCGCCCTCTACCGCGAACAACTCAAGGCCGCCCAATACGCCTATGATCAATACACCATGATGCAAACCTATGACCGGATGGCCCAGTTATACCGAGAACTGAAAAACTACCCCCAGGCCTTGAGTGCGCTCCAAGCCGGGCTAGAGATTGCCAACCGCCTCGGTCATCGCGAAGCATATTTTGAGGAACAATTGGAGATAGTGGCCGGTGAAAGCTTTTAG
- a CDS encoding rhomboid family intramembrane serine protease, producing MDLNQILVWMVCFSCVTFLLRAWRSHSNRGWAIVAGLILGIMSLLSLLAPPWAGFIGGGLWGSLILLPVFGLAQVHHRISQAQYRIARRIMTVIRWLHPLDGWWEQPVILRALEVGQQGQITQAIRMLNTQSRPDHPFNRHASALLLLMEARWHDLLHWIQVHVPERELIRNPQLILCFLRALGETGDLNGLVWSVTRYEPYLKQGNHCAPLQMARLMALAFGGQTAGVNQLLDQGLVAGRAEMKQFWRWTALGVTGEPVALKLSAWRDRTSDPTLKAAIAWRLHHPPAALAPSLTPASWQTLRRIETQISEELRYGRGLISHLHYPAYGTYTLLVINLVFFGLELTHGGSQNTAALDRLGALIPALVREGEWWRLITANFLHYGAVHLVTNMLGLVVLGPFVELKLGLGRYLWAYLGSGVGAMMVYTAIALQQGTEWQRLVGASAAIMGLLGVIVAILVRGWWQEGSAIARQRLRLFLGIIAVQMVVDGLIPEVSGLAHALGLIWGLALGIMLSVGSQDRR from the coding sequence ATGGATCTCAATCAAATTTTGGTGTGGATGGTGTGTTTTTCCTGTGTCACCTTTTTGCTCCGAGCCTGGCGATCGCATTCTAACCGGGGCTGGGCGATCGTCGCGGGGCTGATTCTAGGCATCATGAGCCTGTTGAGTCTCCTGGCTCCCCCGTGGGCGGGGTTCATCGGCGGGGGACTGTGGGGGAGCTTGATCCTGTTGCCGGTCTTCGGTTTAGCCCAGGTTCATCATCGGATCAGCCAAGCCCAGTACCGCATCGCCCGGCGGATCATGACCGTGATTCGCTGGCTCCATCCCCTCGATGGTTGGTGGGAGCAGCCTGTGATTCTGCGGGCGTTAGAAGTGGGGCAACAGGGACAAATCACCCAGGCAATCCGGATGCTAAACACCCAGAGCCGCCCCGATCATCCCTTCAATCGCCATGCCAGCGCCCTGCTGCTGTTGATGGAAGCCCGCTGGCATGACCTGCTGCACTGGATACAAGTCCATGTGCCGGAACGGGAGTTAATCCGCAACCCCCAGTTGATCCTGTGCTTTCTACGGGCCTTGGGGGAAACGGGGGATCTCAATGGCTTGGTGTGGAGTGTGACGCGCTACGAACCCTATTTAAAACAGGGCAACCACTGCGCACCGTTGCAGATGGCGCGGTTGATGGCGTTGGCCTTTGGGGGGCAGACGGCGGGGGTCAATCAATTGTTGGATCAAGGGTTGGTCGCGGGGCGGGCAGAAATGAAACAGTTTTGGCGGTGGACGGCGTTGGGGGTGACGGGGGAACCGGTGGCGCTGAAGTTGTCGGCGTGGCGCGATCGCACCTCTGACCCGACGCTAAAGGCTGCGATCGCCTGGCGATTACACCATCCCCCCGCTGCCCTCGCCCCCAGCCTCACCCCGGCCTCCTGGCAAACCCTGCGCCGCATCGAAACCCAGATCAGCGAGGAACTACGCTACGGGCGCGGCTTAATCAGCCATTTACACTATCCCGCCTACGGAACATATACCCTCTTGGTGATCAATCTGGTCTTTTTTGGCCTCGAACTCACCCACGGCGGCAGCCAAAACACCGCCGCCCTCGATCGTCTGGGGGCTTTGATTCCCGCCCTGGTGCGCGAGGGGGAATGGTGGCGTTTAATCACGGCGAATTTTCTCCATTATGGGGCGGTGCATTTGGTGACCAATATGCTGGGGTTGGTGGTTCTCGGCCCGTTTGTGGAGCTTAAATTGGGGTTGGGGCGATATTTGTGGGCCTATTTGGGGTCGGGGGTGGGGGCGATGATGGTGTATACGGCGATCGCGCTTCAGCAGGGCACCGAGTGGCAGCGGTTGGTGGGGGCTTCGGCGGCGATTATGGGACTATTGGGGGTGATTGTGGCGATTTTGGTGCGGGGCTGGTGGCAGGAGGGCAGCGCGATCGCTCGCCAACGCTTACGGTTATTTTTAGGAATCATTGCCGTGCAAATGGTCGTCGATGGACTCATTCCAGAGGTGAGCGGTTTGGCCCACGCCTTAGGGCTGATTTGGGGGCTGGCCTTGGGAATCATGTTAAGCGTCGGATCACAGGACAGGAGGTAA
- a CDS encoding sensor histidine kinase, which translates to MVRSRLEPDDQPAITVVKQYDPISSIACYPAQLNQVFFHLLVNAIDAIRSRLEQEPAIAPQITLTARQFDPDTLEIAIADNGIGINEQAQAHLFNPFFSNKPIGQGTGLGLSICYQIIHDTHQGEITVTSQPGQGAAFTIHLPTTLPLGEA; encoded by the coding sequence ATGGTGCGATCGCGCCTTGAACCTGACGATCAACCCGCGATTACAGTGGTGAAACAGTATGACCCGATCTCCTCGATTGCCTGCTATCCGGCGCAACTGAATCAAGTCTTTTTTCATCTGTTGGTGAATGCGATCGACGCGATCCGCAGTCGTCTGGAGCAGGAGCCGGCGATCGCGCCCCAAATCACCCTCACGGCTCGTCAATTCGATCCCGACACCCTCGAAATTGCGATCGCCGATAACGGTATCGGCATCAATGAACAGGCCCAAGCCCACCTCTTTAACCCCTTCTTTTCCAATAAACCCATCGGCCAGGGAACCGGCCTCGGTCTGTCGATCTGCTACCAAATCATTCACGATACCCACCAGGGCGAGATTACCGTCACCTCCCAACCGGGTCAGGGCGCAGCCTTTACAATCCACTTGCCCACCACCTTGCCCCTCGGCGAGGCGTGA